The DNA window TCTCATGCAGAATAACTACCGCGTGCTAAGCCCTGATCTGAAGAATTTTGACCCTGAAACCATGGGGCTTATTTTCATGGCTGACCTCCTTGGCCGCACGCTGGTCTACGGGGATACCGAAAAAATCCATGCCCTGCGTCTGGGGCTGGACTATCATCCTATTCATTCTTACGAAGAAGAAAGAATTCAAGGGCTTTCGTCAGGGGCATCAATGGTCAGATCCATGCTTTTTCCCTTTGTTGTTCAGACCAGAGCTGAATATGGGAGGGGCGCGGATCTGCGCCTTGATTTTTCTGACCATACTTCATTTGCGGGGATTCTTTTCTTTCTGGTGCTGTTTATGGTGATAAGGAAGTGGCGGAAGGGGACTTTTTTTTTCAGGCTCCATGAGGCGGCATTGCTTTTTCTTTTTGGTGTGTATGGTTATTTTGTACTGCTGGCACAAATTTATCCCTGTTTTGAAAAAAAGGGGCCGAAATCGGCATTTGGGCTGCGCTAGGAATGCCGGGGGGCTTTTTTGTTTGAGAGTAATCTTCCCACAGAGGTTTTTTTATTCTATTATTATCTTTAACCTCTTTATTTTCGGGTGCGGAAAAAAAGGCAGGTTGTATATCTGATCCTGCAGGAATCCGGATGAAGGAAACCTCGTTTTTGATGTGGAGGATTATCGTGACTTTTCGTGAGTCCCTTCTGAAAAAAATTGATTTGGACAGACTTGCCCTCAGAATAAAAAGATCCCTGTCTCCGGACGCGGAAAAACTTGACAAAGATTGCCTGCGTCTTCTTATGGCAGAAAGCGCTTACCTGCCCCGGACACTGCGGGATATGGAAATTTATGTGCTGGAAGAGGCTGGGTCGCTTCCCGATATTGTGGTGGCAGACAGGGGGCTGGGGCGTTACCGGAGCAGCCTTGAGGATGTTGCCATGAGGAAAAGTCCTACCATCAAAGAGATGATCAGTTTCACCAATGCCAGAAAGATACTTTCGGATGCGGACGTTCTGGTGAGCAGCAAAACAGAGACCCTGGACTATATTCATTCCCACTGCCTTGAAAGACTGGATCTTTCTTTTACGCTTAAAGATATTGAGGCCATTGCCGATGAAGGGGCACTGGCACTGGAGATTCGTGATGGGGAAGGTGTGAAAACTGCCCTGATGCTTTTTGCAGAACTTCTGGGCCTGTCTCAGGGGCCGGCTGCATGGAGGGAACCGGGCTGGCTGCTCTACGGATTGCAGGAAAAAGAAGGAGAGAAAAGGGCAGTCTGCGGATTGACGGCATTCTGCGTGCATGATTTCCGGATTTTCCGCATTTCCGGTCCTTTGGTTTTAGGCTTGGAGGAAACGGAGTCCATGGTGAAAAAACTGTTTACCGGAAAGAAAAAGGGAGATCAGGAAGGCAAAGTCGTTTTTACAGCGCTTCTTGAGGCTTTTTCCGCATATAAACCAAAAAAATCTGGAGGAAATCTTTGATGAAACGCATTCACTTGATTGCTGTACTGGCTTTTTTTCTGGCACTGCCTTCTTATTCTTCGGCTCTGCCCCTCATTAATGCAGAAGTGGCTGTCGGTGGCTGGATGCAGATGCCTTCCGGTGACATGGGGGTCAGCCGTGGTGGTGTCAACGGAACAAGGCTGGATATGGACAGGGATCTTGGTTATGACAGTGAGTGGGGAATGACGGGACGTTTCAGGATCAATCTGCCCCTTATTCTTCCCAATGTCTATGTAATGGGAACGGCCATGGATTTCAGCGGGACAGGTTCTTTCCAGAATAACTTTGATTTTGCTGGTCAGAATTTTTTTGCCAACATGCCCTATAATTCAAGCCTGACGGCAGATCAGCTGGATGTGACTCTTTTTTACGGAGTACCCTTTCTGGGTATTTTTACCCTGGGTACCACAGCCATTGATTTTGGCCTTAATGTGCGTATTTATCAGCTGGATGCCAGTATGACTCAGGGGCTGAATTCTTTCAGTGAAAGTACGAATGTGGCCCTTCCAATGGCCTATCTTTCGGCCCGCTTTGAGCCCATCGATAGCCTTGGACTTGAGGCCGAATTCCGGGGGCTAGTCATTGGAGACAGTCAGGTTCTCTCGGGGATCGGTCGTATCCGTTACAATTTCATGAATCTTCCTTTTTTGGTTTCAAGCTTCGTCGCAGGGGGCTGGCGCCATGAAATCATTGATCTGGATGAGTCCGGTATCCGTGTGGATACAACATTCTCAGGGCCTTTTGTGGAGGCAGGTTTGAGATTTTAAGTCCGAGGAAGGTAGTGAGGAATTACCGATCCTTTCGCCTGGCATGTGTATGGTTTTAACGATACACACTGATGCGATAAAAATCTAAATCAGCTGATTCAGCATAGCAGTAATATATAATGAGACCCGGTCTTCATGGAAGGCCGGGTTTTTGTCTGGAAATATTGGAAAAATGTTTTTATGTGAGAGTTGTGTTCAGAAGATGGATGTTTTTGGGTTTGGGTAATTTATGTAACCGTAGGTGGTTTTGTTGGGGTTGTGTTAAGGTATTGTGCTTTCAGAGTATTTGTCTGCTTATTGAGAAGTTGGGCACAAATGCCCCTTTACCTCTGGCTTGTTCTGCATGGCCGTACGTTTTTCTTTCGGGTAGAAATCTGGACCATTTTTATTGATACTAAGATTTAAGTGCCTGCTTTTATATCTATATATAAAAATAAATTTTACTACTGCCTTGTTTTAAGTCCTCCCGTATTCGGTATGGCATGAAAGCGAGGCATTTTTTTGTAAATTTTTATCTCACTGATTTTCAGGCTGTTGGAAAATGTGAAACTGTGTTTGCATCTTTAATCGGGTGAATGATGCGATGGTGACATGTGGCCGGGAACAGGATTTGCATTTAAACTGTGGAGGAACAGGATTTACCTAAAGTAATCTTAGTTCTGAGATTGGCTGGAATTACGTACTGAATACGGATCTTGTCTGTATTTACGCACGGTGCAGAATGAGGCTTCTGAAGCGGAGCTAATCCTGGTCCACAGACGGGATATGATTGCTGCCCTGAAAAACCATGGTTGCTGACAGTTACTGGTCTTCGGATTTAAAAGGTGTTTTTGGTATGCTGTCTCATGGACAGATGCTTTATTTATTATTCAATGTTGTCAGGGGAGAAGTTTAATGAAAAGGAATGGTTTGGTTTTTGTTTTGTCAGTTATTTTGATTTTTCTGACATCCTCAGCTTATGCAACTTACATAAATTATGCAACAAACTTAAGTGCCAACTGGATTTCCAATCCTGCGGGCAGGCATGCCGCCACGGACAGTGCCGATGGCGTGGTGATGAATCCTGCGGGGCTAGTCCGAATGGATGATGGTATTCACCTTCATTTTTCAAGCCAGTCCCTTTACAATCCCTATAAGATTGAAGTGGGGGGCGACTATCCGGGTCAAAGATCCTATAAGCAGGAAAGGGCAACTAAGTTTGTTCCGTCAATTTATGCCAATTACAAGAAGGATGACTGGGCTTTCTTTGGTGGATTCTATTTTTATGGCGGTGGGGGCAGTATCTTCTATGCCGATGGTACACCTATGGTGAATACGGCTTTGTTTGGAATTGATAGTACGGTAGGTTGGAAGAATGAGAAGAATTATTTTGGCATGAATTCTCAGGGTAAACCTGTAGGTGCAGGTGCCAGCGTGGAAATTCTTTCTATGATGCCAGCCTTTACCTTTGGTGCGGCCCGTGCATTGAATGAGAAGCTGTCTGTGGCCGCAGGTGTCAGAGTGATTTACGGATATCAGTCCACTCAGATTGATGTGAATTCAGCAGGTCCTTTTGGTATGAAGGATACCCTTTATGATGCGGAATGGTCGGCTTTGGGTGGCCTCGCATTTTTTAGCCTGAATTATAAGCCCGTTGAAAGGCTCAATCTTGCTTTCATGATCGAGTCCCTTGCTCCCATGGACTGGGAGGTGGATGTGAAGCAGGATCTTTCTCAAGGCAATTTTCTTTCCAATGCTTCCGGTTATACGGATAAGAGAACCTTCCGTTTTGATGAGCCAACTAAAATATTCATGGGTGCAGATTATGCTCTGACGGAAAGGCTGAACGTGAATGGTATGTTCATTCTTTATCTGCCCATGTGGGGGGAATACAAGAAGCCTGCACCGTCCACTTTCAACGGTCAGAGTTTTGTGCAGAATGAAATTAAGTATGATCTGGATCCGGGTTTTGAAGTCGGTGTGGGTGGTAATTATAAGATTTCTGATAATACCAGCTTCAGTGCCGGTATTGCCTATGCCTTCCTCAATTATGATGACAAGTATCAGTCGGAAGGTCTCTATAAAAACAACTTTTTTAATCTGGGTACGGGTGTAAAAACCAAGGTGAATAACCATTTTTCCATTGGTGTCGGTTATATGCGGAATATCTATTTTAATGTAAAAAACAACGCAACAAGAGATCTGGCAGGAAATGCCTATGAAACAACATACAAAAGGCCTGATGCCCATGTATTGGCATTCAGCCTTGAGTACACCTTCAAATAATAATACCTGTTTGGTCTGTTCATTCAGAAGGAGCGCACGCTGTGTTACGGCGTCCTGTCACAGGGTAACTTATTGCCGGATTCGAACTCGTTCCGACCAGTAATGGATAATTGTCTTTTTTAAGGCGCTGAATTAAAAGAACTAATTTAAAGTTCTTCAGAAGAGACCTTTAAAACAAATTGGCCCCTCCCGGTTTTATCCGGTGGGGGTCGATTTGTTGTGAGGGGCAGGAAGGTACAGTGTTTTCATATCCCACAGC is part of the Desulfobotulus mexicanus genome and encodes:
- a CDS encoding TIGR04219 family outer membrane beta-barrel protein, which produces MKRIHLIAVLAFFLALPSYSSALPLINAEVAVGGWMQMPSGDMGVSRGGVNGTRLDMDRDLGYDSEWGMTGRFRINLPLILPNVYVMGTAMDFSGTGSFQNNFDFAGQNFFANMPYNSSLTADQLDVTLFYGVPFLGIFTLGTTAIDFGLNVRIYQLDASMTQGLNSFSESTNVALPMAYLSARFEPIDSLGLEAEFRGLVIGDSQVLSGIGRIRYNFMNLPFLVSSFVAGGWRHEIIDLDESGIRVDTTFSGPFVEAGLRF
- a CDS encoding OmpP1/FadL family transporter — encoded protein: MKRNGLVFVLSVILIFLTSSAYATYINYATNLSANWISNPAGRHAATDSADGVVMNPAGLVRMDDGIHLHFSSQSLYNPYKIEVGGDYPGQRSYKQERATKFVPSIYANYKKDDWAFFGGFYFYGGGGSIFYADGTPMVNTALFGIDSTVGWKNEKNYFGMNSQGKPVGAGASVEILSMMPAFTFGAARALNEKLSVAAGVRVIYGYQSTQIDVNSAGPFGMKDTLYDAEWSALGGLAFFSLNYKPVERLNLAFMIESLAPMDWEVDVKQDLSQGNFLSNASGYTDKRTFRFDEPTKIFMGADYALTERLNVNGMFILYLPMWGEYKKPAPSTFNGQSFVQNEIKYDLDPGFEVGVGGNYKISDNTSFSAGIAYAFLNYDDKYQSEGLYKNNFFNLGTGVKTKVNNHFSIGVGYMRNIYFNVKNNATRDLAGNAYETTYKRPDAHVLAFSLEYTFK